A part of Crassostrea angulata isolate pt1a10 chromosome 5, ASM2561291v2, whole genome shotgun sequence genomic DNA contains:
- the LOC128184832 gene encoding zinc finger protein 665-like, translating to MIKQQSRMEGMSFHESFLNSSRTPKTGFSRSIENYLSTVDFSPEIFICCGICGEEFYGKSDYQNHAKTCSTTRCDYRIYSDPSAVPYNGLSFHKDMLINSNNIDLSDSPFKCKECGQTFGHKIYLHYHKVLHLNGHTNKKERAHGHPTYENECLVHEVRESDEHFHPSNGPEVCNAEELNKNQRPFRVRFRGQTFSLITENARYHETKANRRKPNPNQNSSTAHAMKESHLCEKCGEFVSINVCSCSNNPKLAGDQQGPRHAYLIPKNTDDKIKPRKRRRKAKSNFNERENKPSYLSPKEEIHGSFTQHDSEKFETTPLPYQKKVSLAKRAILGFPFPEPKDFIQHDMINHNAPTAMEVKVPTTYLQIYLCEFCGNEFRRKIDLDRHLRIHTGERPFQCPTCGRTFIQKAHLNIHRKRHSHVSQSELTIDKTPQPTPQSTNRGNFYDKDRRHVCQVCRKAFSQRGHLNVHMLIHTGAKPFRCDICNRNFNQKQTLKRHMVTHVRKNSAGYYVKKENIDISDVAASSQGASLQTSSKVVVESLGINLSNVLMQSQKDCNEKAQEQCSILNLKTKCHTAENMVEATVKKPRKEHICEYCGKEFRQKGHLNVHLLIHTGARPFKCDVCLKEFNQKQILKRHLVTHRQNPNNERQKSIHFLPKASYEELMCESCGKIFTNKYNFQKHRLIHSGQKPFLCGECGKSFRQKNHLVDHQRIHSGNRPFVCDVCSKTFSQKQNLKKHQQRHEKQDNRQPTEQKIHSNNDSNLSSETTNTNNDSNNTGKTQVQAREKVFSCNILEAIVKKTLQTFQCDHCGKDFKRKEYLKVHLRTHTGEKPYHCSQCSARFSQRGHLWVHMSKHK from the coding sequence ATGATTAAACAGCAATCAAGGATGGAAGGGATGTCATTCCATGAGTCTTTCTTAAACTCATCAAGAACACCAAAGACCGGGTTTTCAAGGTCGATTGAAAATTATCTTTCAACCGTGGACTTCTCTCCAGAAATTTTCATCTGTTGTGGAATTTGTGGAGAGGAGTTCTATGGGAAATCTGATTATCAAAACCATGCAAAGACTTGCAGCACAACGAGGTGTGATTACAGAATATACAGCGACCCGTCCGCCGTACCATACAATGGCCTGTCGTTCCATAAAGATATGCTCATCAATTCAAACAACATTGATCTCTCGGACTCCCCTTTTAAATGCAAAGAATGTGGACAAACTTTTGGACATAAGATTTACTTACACTATCATAAGGTTCTTCATTTGAATGGCCATACAAATAAGAAAGAGAGAGCACATGGTCATCCAACATACGAAAATGAATGTTTAGTACATGAGGTGAGAGAGTCTGATGAACACTTTCATCCAAGTAACGGCCCAGAGGTTTGCAATGCAGAAGAGCTTAACAAGAATCAACGCCCATTCAGGGTTCGATTTCGGGGACAGACGTTTTCTCTGATAACTGAAAATGCAAGATACCATGAAACAAAAGCTAACAGGAGGAAACCGAATCCAAATCAAAATTCAAGTACCGCCCACGCAATGAAAGAGTCGCATTTATGTGAGAAATGTGGAGAATTTGTTTCTATAAATGTTTGTAGTTGTTCCAACAATCCTAAGCTGGCTGGAGATCAGCAGGGGCCAAGACATGCATATTTGATTCCGAAAAATACAGATGATAAAATTAAGCCCAGAAAACGACGTCGAAAAGCAAAGAGCAATTTTAATGAAAGAGAGAATAAACCATCATATCTAAGTCCTAAAGAGGAGATACATGGTTCTTTTACACAGCATGATTcagaaaaatttgaaacaacccCATTACCTTATCAAAAGAAGGTGTCTCTAGCGAAAAGAGCCATCTTAGGTTTTCCATTTCCAGAGCCAAAAGATTTCATACAACATGATATGATCAATCACAATGCTCCAACAGCTATGGAAGTAAAGGTTCCCACAACATATCTACAAATTTACCTTTGCGAGTTTTGCGGGAAtgaatttagaagaaaaattgATCTAGATAGACATTTACGTATTCATACAGGAGAAAGACCGTTCCAGTGTCCTACCTGTGGCCGTACGTTTATTCAAAAAGCGCATTTGAATATACATCGCAAAAGACATTCCCATGTCTCACAATCAGAATTGACTATTGATAAAACCCCTCAACCAACTCCCCAGTCTACTAATCGGGGTAATTTCTATGATAAAGATAGACGCCATGTTTGTCAGGTTTGTCGAAAGGCATTTTCTCAAAGAGGCCATCTCAATGTCCATATGTTAATTCACACGGGAGCGAAACCGTTTCGATGTGACATTTGCAAcagaaattttaatcaaaagcaGACTTTGAAACGACACATGGTTACCCATGTCAGGAAAAACAGCGCAGGATACTAtgttaaaaaggaaaatattgatatatcaGATGTTGCAGCTTCTAGTCAGGGTGCATCTCTCCAGACTTCCAGTAAAGTTGTTGTTGAATCTCTTGGAATAAATCTTTCCAATGTTCTAATGCAGAGCCAAAAGGATTGCAATGAAAAAGCCCAAGAACAATGTtcaattttaaatcttaaaacaaaGTGCCATACAGCGGAAAACATGGTCGAGGCGACAGTAAAGAAGCCACGAAAAGAACACATATGCGAGTACTGTGGAAAAGAATTCAGACAAAAGGGACACCTTAACGTTCATTTACTGATCCACACTGGGGCAAGACCATTCAAATGTGATGTATGTTTGAAAGAGTTTAACCAGAAGCAAATATTAAAACGCCACCTGGTGACCCATCGCCAGAATCCTAATAATGAGCGACAAAAGTCAATTCATTTTCTCCCAAAAGCATCGTATGAAGAACTTATGTGCGAGTCGTGCGGGAAGATCTTCACCAATAAGTATAACTTTCAAAAACACCGACTCATTCACTCTGGGCAGAAACCGTTTCTTTGTGGTGAATGCGGGAAATCGTTTCGGCAAAAGAACCATTTGGTTGACCATCAGCGGATTCATAGCGGAAATAGGCCTTTTGTTTGCGATGTATGCTCAAAAACGTTCAGCCAGAAGCAAAACTTGAAAAAGCACCAACAGAGACACGAAAAGCAGGACAATAGGCAACCTACCGAACAGAAGATACATTCAAACAATGACTCTAATCTTTCTTCCGAAACAACGAACACAAACAACGATTCAAATAATACAGGTAAAACCCAAGTCCAAGCGAGAGAAAAGGTATTCTCGTGTAACATATTAGAAGCCATCGTGAAGAAGACTTTACAGACTTTTCAGTGCGATCATTGCGGCAAAGACTTCAAACGCAAGGAGTACCTCAAAGTGCACCTCCGTACACACACCGGGGAGAAACCTTACCACTGTAGCCAATGCTCGGCTCGATTCTCCCAAAGAGGTCATTTATGGGTCCACATGTCAAAGCATAAATAA